Genomic DNA from Amycolatopsis alba DSM 44262:
GGTTCGCGGTGCTCCGCACCATCCCGGCCCGTGACGATGGAGGCGAGAGCGATTAGCGAGCAGACCGAACCGATCGTGTGGATCCGCGGTGAGAAGGCCGGGCTCGGCCCGTTCACCGAAGACCTCGTCGACCAGTACTGGCAGTGGGAACAGGACCCCAGCACGCTCGTCGGCTACGGCCGACAGACCCCCGACTCACTCAACAACCGGCGCGAAGGCTTCCAGCACCAAGCCCGCGGCACCGACGACCAGCTCCGCTTCACCGTCTACGACATCACCACCACCCCGGCGACCCCGGTCGGCACCACCGCCGTGCTGATCGACCACCACGTCCGGACCGGCGAGTTCATCATCCAGCTCGGCCCCGACCACCGCGGCAAGGGCCTGGGCACCGACGCCACCCGGCTCACCCTGGACTACGCCTTCCACGTCACCGCGCTGCGCTGCGTCTACCTCACGGTGCTCTCCCCGAACAAGAGCGCTATCGCCGCCTACGAACGCGCCGGATTCCGAATCATCGGCGAGAAGCGCAACTCCGGCTACTGGCTCGGCCAGCCCACCAACGAGACCTTGATGGACGCGGTACCCGAGGATTTCACCGGACCGTCCGTGGTACGGCAGCTCATCGAACCGGGTCAGTAGCCCGCAGCCCATCGCCTTGGTGTGACGAGGAGGCGGCAGTTACAGCCCAGGAAGAGGTCTGCTTGGGTTAGGTAGCTCGTCCCCGGTCTCTGCAGGACATCCTCGATCAGACCGGCCCCGTTCTCACGATCGTCCGGGAAGCCCATGCGGGAGTGCCCGTCGTCATCCGACGGCGAGCACCCTCGCGTGCGTGCTGGTCAGCGGTCCTGCACGTCGAGGTAGTGGGCGTGGGTGTAACGGACCACGGTATCTGTCACCGCTGAGACGGCCTGACCAGCACTAACGGATACCGCCGATCACCTGGCGTGACCTGCGACTGCCCCTGGCGATGCCGGCGGCCCCTGGCCGCGATGGCCGGTGTCAGCCGGGCTGCTCGGTGGTTATGGAGTAGGCGCGCAGCGCCTCGTCCAGGTCGGGCGTGGTGAACGGCAAGTCGTCCTCGCGACTCGGGATCACCATCGGCTGGGCGAGTCCGAGGTGGAGCCACTCAGCGACGGCGGCCGGCTTCGGAACAGCCGACATTCCGAAGTAGATCGCCGCGCGCGGCGAGACATCGCCGTGATACTTCACCTGCCAGACCCAGCCCTCGGCCGGGCTCCACCGCAGTGTGATCCACTCGGCGGCGCCCCAGTTTGTGGCGCTTTCATCGTCGTCGGTTTCGAGTGGCGAGACCTTCATCGTGGCGCGCCGGTCCGGAGCCACGTCGAAATGGACGTCGGACACCCGCACGTCGCGTTCCGCCAGCTCCTCGATCACCGCGCGTACGTAGTCCTCGTGGTCGGCCACGATGTGTGGCTGATTCACTGCTTTCCCCTTTCTCGTCGTACTTGCTGCGCTCATCGTGTTCCGCGCCGGTTCAAGCCTGTCGACTCGGGGCTGGATC
This window encodes:
- a CDS encoding GNAT family N-acetyltransferase, with the protein product MEARAISEQTEPIVWIRGEKAGLGPFTEDLVDQYWQWEQDPSTLVGYGRQTPDSLNNRREGFQHQARGTDDQLRFTVYDITTTPATPVGTTAVLIDHHVRTGEFIIQLGPDHRGKGLGTDATRLTLDYAFHVTALRCVYLTVLSPNKSAIAAYERAGFRIIGEKRNSGYWLGQPTNETLMDAVPEDFTGPSVVRQLIEPGQ